In Nocardia yunnanensis, one DNA window encodes the following:
- the argH gene encoding argininosuccinate lyase — MTQGGSTNEGALWGGRFASGPAAAMAALSKSTHFDWALAPYDIRASKAHARVLHKAGLLSQDDLTGMLAGLDALAADVASGAFGPLESDEDVHGALERGLIDRVGAELGGRLRAGRSRNDQVATLFRMWLRDAVRHIASGVLDVVDAITEQAAAHPDAVMPGKTHLQAAQPVLLAHHLLAHAHPLLRDIERLRDFDKRAAVSPYGSGALAGSSLGLDPEAIAAELNFDSSAANSIDATSSRDFAAEAAFVLAMIAVDLSRMAEEVIIWSTPEFGYITLADAWSTGSSIMPQKKNPDVSELTRGKAGRLIGNLTGLLATLKAQPLAYNRDLQEDKEPVFDSVAQLELLLPAIAGLVSTLTFHTDRMAELAPAGFTLATDIAEWLVRQGVPFRVAHEAAGGCVRAAEARGVGLDELTDAEFAAVDPALTPAVREVLTVQGSIASRNARGGTAGTQVAKQLEEVRGTAATHRAWLS; from the coding sequence ATGACCCAGGGCGGCAGCACCAATGAAGGCGCGCTGTGGGGTGGGCGCTTCGCGTCCGGCCCCGCCGCGGCGATGGCGGCGCTGAGCAAATCGACCCACTTCGACTGGGCGCTGGCTCCCTACGACATTCGCGCCTCCAAAGCCCATGCGCGCGTGCTGCACAAGGCCGGGCTGCTGTCGCAGGACGATCTGACCGGCATGCTCGCCGGACTGGATGCCCTTGCCGCGGACGTGGCCTCGGGTGCGTTCGGGCCGCTGGAGTCCGACGAGGACGTGCACGGTGCGCTCGAGCGCGGGCTGATCGATCGGGTCGGCGCCGAGCTCGGCGGGCGGCTGCGCGCGGGACGGTCGCGCAACGATCAGGTGGCGACACTGTTCCGCATGTGGTTGCGGGATGCGGTGCGGCACATCGCTTCCGGTGTGCTGGACGTGGTCGACGCGATCACCGAGCAGGCTGCCGCGCATCCGGACGCGGTCATGCCCGGCAAGACGCATCTGCAGGCCGCGCAGCCGGTGCTGCTGGCGCATCACCTGCTGGCGCACGCGCATCCGCTGCTGCGCGATATCGAGCGGCTGCGCGACTTCGACAAGCGGGCCGCGGTGTCGCCCTACGGTTCCGGCGCGCTGGCGGGGTCCTCGCTGGGCCTGGATCCGGAAGCCATCGCCGCGGAACTGAATTTCGATTCCTCGGCCGCCAACTCCATCGACGCCACCTCCTCCCGCGACTTCGCCGCCGAGGCCGCGTTCGTGCTGGCCATGATCGCCGTCGACCTCAGCCGCATGGCCGAAGAGGTGATCATCTGGAGCACACCGGAATTCGGCTACATCACCCTCGCCGACGCCTGGTCCACCGGGTCGTCGATCATGCCGCAGAAGAAGAACCCGGACGTCTCCGAGCTCACTCGCGGCAAGGCCGGCCGGCTCATCGGCAACCTCACCGGCCTGCTCGCCACCCTGAAGGCGCAGCCGCTGGCCTACAACCGTGACCTGCAGGAAGACAAGGAACCCGTCTTCGACTCGGTCGCCCAGCTGGAGTTGCTGCTGCCCGCCATCGCCGGGCTCGTCTCGACGCTGACCTTCCACACCGACCGCATGGCCGAGCTGGCTCCCGCGGGCTTCACCCTCGCCACCGACATCGCCGAATGGCTTGTCCGCCAAGGCGTCCCGTTCCGCGTCGCCCACGAGGCCGCGGGCGGCTGCGTCCGCGCCGCCGAGGCTCGCGGCGTCGGTCTCGACGAGCTGACCGACGCGGAGTTCGCCGCCGTCGACCCGGCCCTCACCCCGGCCGTCCGTGAGGTCCTCACCGTCCAGGGCTCCATCGCCTCCCGCAATGCCCGCGGCGGCACCGCCGGCACCCAGGTCGCCAAGCAGCTGGAAGAGGTGCGCGGCACCGCCGCCACCCACCGCGCCTGGCTCAGCTGA
- a CDS encoding VOC family protein encodes MVATDVDAGVRGRLWKHTGFTDPQEQIMTTMGIKTVLHPVSDLAAAKSVYAALLGADPQTDSPYYVGFEAQGQHIGLVPGGGPQAMTTPVSYWHVTDIEAKLADLIAAGATVDQPAREVGGGRLVATVADTDGNILGLIQDR; translated from the coding sequence GTGGTCGCCACGGATGTGGACGCCGGGGTCCGAGGGCGACTCTGGAAGCACACCGGGTTCACCGATCCACAGGAGCAGATCATGACCACGATGGGCATCAAGACGGTGCTGCATCCCGTTTCGGACCTCGCCGCCGCGAAGTCCGTGTACGCCGCGCTGCTGGGCGCCGACCCGCAGACCGACTCCCCCTACTACGTCGGTTTCGAGGCGCAGGGCCAGCACATCGGCCTGGTGCCCGGCGGCGGCCCGCAGGCCATGACCACCCCGGTCTCCTACTGGCACGTCACCGATATCGAGGCCAAGCTCGCCGACCTGATCGCCGCCGGCGCCACCGTCGACCAGCCCGCCCGCGAGGTCGGAGGCGGCCGCCTCGTCGCCACCGTCGCCGACACCGACGGCAACATCCTGGGCCTCATCCAGGACCGCTGA
- a CDS encoding iron chaperone, protein MATQPTAKKTTPKKTTVGFSAEERAAMKAHAAELKTAARRSSRSAKADGEQDVLAKIAEMTGTDREIAERLHALTKTVAPDLTCKTWYGMPAYARDGKIVFFFQPAAKFNYRYATLGFNDPANLDDGNLWPVTYAIQSMTPTVESRIKSLITQALS, encoded by the coding sequence ATGGCCACCCAGCCCACCGCCAAGAAGACCACCCCCAAGAAGACCACCGTCGGCTTCAGCGCCGAAGAGCGCGCCGCCATGAAAGCCCATGCCGCCGAACTGAAGACGGCCGCCCGCCGCTCCTCCCGCTCCGCCAAGGCCGACGGCGAACAGGACGTCCTCGCCAAAATCGCCGAAATGACCGGCACCGACCGCGAAATCGCCGAACGCCTCCACGCCCTCACCAAGACCGTGGCCCCCGACCTCACCTGCAAAACCTGGTACGGCATGCCCGCCTACGCCCGCGACGGCAAAATCGTCTTCTTCTTCCAGCCCGCCGCCAAGTTCAACTACCGCTACGCCACCCTCGGCTTCAACGACCCCGCCAACCTCGACGACGGCAACCTCTGGCCCGTCACCTACGCCATCCAATCCATGACCCCCACCGTCGAATCCCGCATCAAATCCCTCATCACCCAGGCCCTGAGCTAA
- a CDS encoding SAM-dependent methyltransferase encodes MSAVASPGWDAIMSGSLSGQSADDGDLRGWSMGSVLIARTVYFDEYFAAAVRAGIRQFVILAAGLDARAYRLEWPSGTRIFELDQPKVLAFKARALADDRPAADRREVAVDLRQDWPNALLDKGFEAGEPTAWLAEGLLRYLPGDAQNRLLEQVLELSAPGSRMALNLGRGGDMSDEFRERRRKVMAEAGIQIDLEKLFYPWEDRHDPRDWFAMHRWLVTEGDPVALLEDHGRSVPAAAKDGMGAHILMTATKPRGDETQ; translated from the coding sequence GTGAGCGCGGTCGCCTCGCCGGGCTGGGACGCGATCATGTCGGGGTCGCTGAGCGGGCAGAGCGCCGACGACGGCGATCTGCGCGGCTGGTCGATGGGCAGCGTGCTGATCGCCCGGACGGTCTACTTCGACGAATACTTCGCCGCCGCGGTGCGGGCGGGGATCCGGCAGTTCGTGATTCTGGCGGCCGGTCTCGACGCTCGCGCCTACCGGCTCGAATGGCCTTCGGGCACCAGGATTTTCGAGCTCGACCAGCCGAAGGTGCTGGCCTTCAAGGCGCGAGCGCTGGCCGACGATCGGCCCGCCGCCGATCGGCGCGAGGTGGCCGTCGATCTGCGGCAGGACTGGCCGAACGCCCTGCTGGACAAGGGTTTCGAAGCTGGCGAGCCGACCGCCTGGCTGGCGGAGGGCCTGCTGCGGTATCTGCCCGGTGACGCGCAGAACCGGTTGCTCGAGCAGGTGCTGGAGCTCAGCGCGCCCGGCAGCCGGATGGCGTTGAATCTGGGCCGGGGCGGCGACATGTCCGACGAATTCCGGGAACGGCGGCGCAAGGTCATGGCGGAGGCCGGAATCCAGATCGACCTGGAAAAACTGTTCTATCCGTGGGAGGACCGCCACGACCCCCGCGACTGGTTCGCCATGCACCGGTGGCTGGTGACCGAGGGCGACCCGGTCGCCCTGCTCGAAGACCACGGCCGTAGCGTCCCCGCGGCGGCCAAGGACGGGATGGGCGCACACATTCTGATGACCGCGACGAAACCGCGAGGAGACGAGACGCAATGA